Proteins from a genomic interval of Gammaproteobacteria bacterium:
- the dnaA gene encoding chromosomal replication initiator protein DnaA, producing MESSVWQKCMACLEAELSPQQFNTWIRPLHAVEEGRRLRLLAPNRFVLDWVNERFFEQISTLAKRHGSDQVETVCLEIGSQDKTTARPKKRENNVPGFRRRTDDRRSGVVSNLKPDFTFESFVEGKSNQLARAASIQVGENPGLAYNPLFIYGGVGLGKTHLMHAVGNLMVKNNPDAQVLYLHSERFVADMVKALQHNKIDDFKRLYRSVDALLIDDIQFFSGKERSQEEFFHTFNALLEGQQQIILTCDRYPKEVDGLEERLKSRFGWGLTVAIEPAELETRVAILMSKAAQMNTDLTPEVAFFVAKRIRSNIRELEGALRRVVANARFTGRAITLDFAKEALKDLLALQEKLVTIENIQKTVAEYYKIRLADLLSKRRTRSVARPRQMAMALAKELTNHSLPEIGDAFGGRDHTTVLHACRKVAELKDEDHRFRDDFTNLLRILSA from the coding sequence TTGGAATCTTCTGTGTGGCAGAAGTGCATGGCCTGTCTGGAGGCCGAGTTGTCTCCGCAACAGTTCAATACCTGGATACGGCCCCTCCATGCGGTTGAGGAAGGCAGACGTTTGCGGCTGCTGGCGCCCAACCGGTTTGTGCTGGATTGGGTGAATGAGCGCTTTTTTGAGCAGATTTCCACCCTGGCCAAGCGCCACGGGAGTGATCAGGTGGAAACGGTTTGTCTGGAGATAGGCAGCCAGGATAAAACCACTGCCAGACCCAAAAAGCGGGAGAACAATGTGCCGGGTTTTCGGCGCCGGACTGATGACAGGCGCTCCGGCGTGGTCTCGAATCTCAAGCCGGACTTTACTTTTGAAAGTTTTGTGGAAGGCAAGTCCAACCAGCTGGCTCGCGCAGCCTCGATACAGGTGGGCGAGAATCCGGGCCTGGCCTACAACCCCTTGTTTATCTACGGGGGCGTCGGGCTGGGCAAGACCCATCTGATGCATGCGGTCGGCAACCTGATGGTCAAGAACAACCCCGATGCCCAGGTATTGTATCTCCACTCGGAACGCTTCGTGGCGGATATGGTCAAGGCGCTGCAGCACAATAAAATTGACGATTTCAAGCGTCTGTATCGCTCTGTGGATGCGCTGCTCATTGACGACATTCAGTTTTTTTCCGGCAAAGAGCGATCTCAGGAAGAATTCTTCCATACGTTCAATGCCTTGCTGGAGGGTCAGCAGCAGATCATCCTGACCTGTGACCGCTACCCAAAGGAAGTGGATGGGCTGGAGGAGCGCTTGAAATCACGTTTCGGTTGGGGCCTGACCGTGGCTATCGAACCGGCGGAATTGGAGACCCGGGTGGCCATTCTCATGAGCAAGGCGGCGCAGATGAATACCGACTTGACACCTGAGGTCGCATTTTTTGTCGCCAAGCGCATTCGGTCCAATATCCGGGAACTGGAAGGGGCATTGCGTCGGGTGGTCGCCAACGCCCGCTTCACCGGTCGGGCAATTACCCTGGATTTTGCCAAGGAAGCGCTCAAGGATTTATTGGCGTTGCAGGAGAAGCTGGTCACCATAGAGAATATTCAAAAGACCGTGGCCGAGTATTACAAAATACGCCTCGCGGACCTCCTGTCAAAGCGCCGCACGCGCTCCGTTGCCAGGCCGAGACAAATGGCCATGGCCCTGGCGAAAGAACTCACCAATCACAGCCTGCCGGAAATCGGTGATGCCTTTGGGGGGCGGGACCATACCACCGTACTGCACGCCTGCCGGAAAGTCGCTGAGCTGAAAGACGAAGACCACCGGTTCAGGGATGATTTCACCAACCTGTTGAGAATCCTGTCTGCATAG
- the recF gene encoding DNA replication and repair protein RecF: MTASVARFKYVRLLGFRNISEAEFFPHPHVNVLIGPNGAGKTNVLEALYFLSRGDSFRCHRPGPLVAHGSPSFSVFGKLDEPRSVGVGFGAGKRLARVNGNPVEKRSMLASALPVFYFGPDACDYVDDGPGVRRRFLDWGLFHVEQDYASVWQQYRKALQQRNALLRNNVSSTADYDVWNSALAEFGRRIELWQRRYVGELIPHVTAFLEVLGIPHSVTMDYFPGWRGDEGLEQLLSNSVGRDLRAGFTRAGVHVCDLIILADGRPAAAMLSRGQRKNVNIALWLARARLQAAHRGVDPVLLVDDLRSELDREQFGRVLELIIAEDAQCFFTDTDRDSWCGPRGRAGALFHVKQGKITHHQCHDKLPVTD; encoded by the coding sequence CTGACAGCGTCCGTGGCGCGTTTCAAGTATGTGCGTCTGTTGGGTTTCAGAAACATTTCTGAAGCCGAGTTTTTTCCTCATCCTCATGTCAATGTACTGATCGGGCCCAATGGCGCGGGTAAGACTAACGTCCTGGAGGCGCTTTATTTTCTTTCCCGCGGGGACTCGTTTCGGTGCCATCGACCGGGCCCGTTGGTTGCGCACGGGTCGCCGTCCTTCAGTGTTTTTGGGAAACTGGATGAACCCAGGTCCGTTGGGGTGGGTTTTGGAGCCGGAAAACGGTTGGCGCGTGTCAACGGTAATCCGGTGGAAAAGCGTTCGATGCTGGCGTCCGCCTTGCCGGTTTTTTATTTTGGTCCTGACGCATGTGACTACGTGGACGACGGGCCGGGGGTACGCCGTCGCTTTCTTGATTGGGGCCTGTTTCACGTGGAACAGGATTACGCCAGTGTGTGGCAACAGTATCGTAAGGCGTTGCAGCAAAGAAATGCCTTATTGCGGAACAACGTTTCCAGCACTGCGGACTATGATGTGTGGAACAGCGCCCTGGCGGAGTTTGGCAGGCGAATTGAACTGTGGCAACGTCGGTATGTGGGCGAGCTGATACCCCATGTGACGGCATTCCTCGAAGTGTTGGGAATTCCTCACAGTGTGACGATGGATTACTTTCCAGGGTGGAGGGGGGACGAGGGACTGGAGCAACTGTTAAGCAACTCAGTGGGACGGGACCTCAGGGCAGGTTTTACCCGGGCCGGAGTTCATGTTTGTGACTTGATTATTCTTGCGGATGGCCGGCCGGCGGCCGCTATGCTGTCGCGCGGTCAGCGGAAAAACGTGAATATCGCTTTGTGGCTGGCACGCGCCCGGTTGCAAGCGGCGCACCGTGGCGTTGATCCAGTGTTGCTCGTGGATGATCTGCGCTCGGAACTGGATAGGGAGCAGTTTGGCCGGGTGCTGGAGCTGATCATAGCTGAAGATGCGCAGTGTTTTTTTACGGATACAGACCGGGATTCGTGGTGTGGGCCGCGTGGCCGGGCCGGAGCGCTGTTTCACGTGAAACAAGGGAAGATCACTCACCACCAGTGCCACGACAAACTTCCTGTAACAGATTGA
- the dnaN gene encoding DNA polymerase III subunit beta, giving the protein MKITVNRNVILPPLQMLIGVVERRQTLPILSNVLIKLEKSQAIVTATDLEVEMAVTVGVSDGDGEEGRCTLPARKFVDICRALGDEVVLDMNVEGEKCVIKAGRSRFKLATLPADEFPNVGAVEGSLLFSAEETALASLFSATQFAMAQQDVRYYLNGMLLDLYPGEVRAVATDGHRLAVAKRELQVEIPDNQQFIVPRKAVMELTRLLVRENSKVAVYRSDKHLRLQTSDWVFTTKLVDGRFPEYQRVIPEGADKLVLIDREALRQALVRVSILTNEKYKSVRIVAERGVMRIQANNPEQEEAVEDVPASYDSEAVEIGFNVSYLLDVLSTVKTDNVEIRLSDPSSCCLIAGEGDDTCQYVIMPMRL; this is encoded by the coding sequence ATGAAGATAACCGTCAACCGAAATGTCATTTTGCCACCGTTGCAGATGTTGATTGGGGTGGTGGAACGACGCCAGACTTTGCCGATTTTGTCTAACGTATTAATTAAATTAGAAAAATCGCAAGCAATAGTGACCGCGACAGACCTTGAGGTGGAAATGGCTGTAACGGTGGGCGTCAGTGATGGTGATGGGGAGGAAGGCCGCTGTACCCTGCCGGCGAGGAAGTTCGTGGACATATGTCGGGCACTCGGGGACGAGGTAGTGCTTGATATGAATGTTGAAGGCGAGAAGTGTGTGATCAAAGCGGGCCGGAGTCGCTTTAAGCTGGCGACGCTTCCGGCTGATGAATTTCCCAACGTCGGTGCGGTTGAGGGAAGTTTGCTTTTTTCTGCTGAAGAGACGGCGTTGGCATCGCTGTTCAGTGCAACACAGTTCGCCATGGCGCAGCAGGACGTGAGGTACTACCTCAATGGGATGTTGTTGGATTTGTATCCCGGGGAAGTGCGGGCAGTTGCAACAGATGGCCACCGATTGGCGGTGGCCAAACGGGAGCTTCAGGTTGAAATACCGGATAATCAACAGTTTATAGTTCCACGCAAGGCGGTGATGGAGTTGACGCGTTTGCTGGTGAGGGAAAATTCAAAAGTCGCGGTGTACCGGTCGGACAAGCATCTGAGGCTCCAGACCAGCGATTGGGTATTTACCACCAAACTTGTTGATGGCCGGTTTCCCGAATATCAGCGGGTGATACCGGAAGGAGCGGATAAATTGGTCTTGATAGACAGAGAGGCACTGCGGCAGGCACTGGTGCGCGTGTCAATATTGACCAATGAGAAATACAAAAGCGTCCGGATTGTGGCAGAGCGGGGCGTGATGAGAATCCAGGCCAACAATCCGGAGCAGGAAGAGGCGGTGGAGGATGTACCCGCCAGTTATGACAGCGAAGCTGTGGAAATTGGTTTTAATGTCAGTTACCTGTTGGACGTGTTGTCGACGGTGAAGACGGACAATGTCGAGATTCGCCTGTCTGATCCCAGTAGTTGTTGCTTGATTGCCGGCGAAGGTGATGATACGTGTCAGTACGTGATCATGCCGATGCGATTGTAG
- a CDS encoding 50S ribosomal protein L34: MKRTFQPSVIRRKRTHGFRARMSTAKGRMIIKNRRAKGRVRLSA; this comes from the coding sequence ATGAAAAGAACGTTTCAGCCCAGCGTGATACGTCGCAAGCGGACCCACGGCTTTCGCGCCCGCATGAGCACAGCAAAGGGTCGGATGATTATCAAAAACAGGCGCGCCAAGGGCCGCGTCCGGCTCAGCGCCTGA